Proteins encoded together in one Branchiostoma floridae strain S238N-H82 chromosome 18, Bfl_VNyyK, whole genome shotgun sequence window:
- the LOC118406197 gene encoding la-related protein 4-like isoform X5, with protein sequence MQPVAMFPSSPNPTKITDLQDSSPSGVNSPPGSVSSPPSSEYAFPSSTSAGPAAAGEGEDSQGAATMSQEELKKVLKYQLEYYFSRENLANDTYLVSQMDSDQFVPIWTIANFNQVKRLTSDMDLIKECLQESPMVQVDDKGEKVRPNQKRCIVILREIPESTPQEAVEGLFSGENCPKFSTCEFAHNDSWFITFESDTDAQKAYKYLREEVREFLGKPIMARIKAKPLMLGTAVPKNGMKMPGVGPQTTAITSDPNLYNRQQGAGAGAGAGAGAGAGGYGAFPPYSAPPMYPASPQAAYMFNTFSIPQWATSPHFFSPDVLSQPRKNLRQYDLTPFQSNGFPASPTYKTPINTSSPRGHQGIRNRMPFVFRKGVYFPRTSGVKMHTRSQTNPEKVSTDKLQVNVENGAANVRQPLDRSGGGGSNGGSGRISGARGEMRLDRDRETGGGYQRRETSTSFQTQETNGQLGRDSRRGYGRGPRRRGKDDDRNPRLKQDSPTNMRRAPSPKFDLTSSSFPPLSETSISHNKPVEEVFDSRMADIVKQPPKRIQTESKAQMPVVQTIPATPTSPVSPPAKQPASVPIMSNAMTQTPPLTPPASPGQPKPVPGAPHVPESSQIPEEKAVQSQGNQQATQTTSTQTVQANENASASNNNNNDDQVNGTMDENSILAQPKTLETYASIARRPPKPGQAPPPATSATTTATQTQNANAATNSTPKEQQQQQQRRPSTPPLTKPPRKLSPPPKEQRVRERDRERDRRAPFPVRNGRDSYRQSRERDREHPRQSKDQRLKSTSS encoded by the exons ATGCAGCCAGTTGCCATGTTTCCCTCGTCTCCGAACCCTACCAAGATAACTGACCTCCAGGACTCCTCGCCAAGCGGAGTCAACTCCCCCCCGGGGAGTGTCAGCTCCCCTCCCAGCAGTGAATATGCCTTCCCATCATCCACCTCGGCAGgaccagctgctgcag GTGAAGGGGAGGACAGCCAGGGGGCTGCAACCATGAGTCAAGAGGAGCTGAAGAAAGTTCTCAAGTATCAGCTGGAGTACTACTTCTCAAG GGAGAACCTGGCAAACGACACTTACCTGGTGTCCCAGATGGACAGTGACCAGTTTGTACCAATCTGGACTATAGCAAACTTTAACCAGGTGAAAAGACTCACCTCAGACATGGATCTCATCAAGGAATGTCTACAAG AATCTCCAATGGTACAAGTGGATGACAAGGGAGAAAAAGTGCGACCAAACCAGAAACGCTGCATTGTCATTCTACGAGAAATTCCAGAGTCAACACCTCAAGAG GCTGTGGAGGGTCTGTTTTCAGGAGAGAATTGTCCCAAGTTTTCTACCTGTGAGTTTGCCCACAATGACAGCTGGTTCATCACATTTGAGTCAGACACAGATGCACAGAAG gcATACAAATATCTCCGTGAAGAGGTGCGGGAATTTCTTGGAAAGCCCATCATG GCTAGAATAAAGGCCAAGCCTTTGATGCTGGGCACAGCTGTACCAAAGAATGGGATGAAGATGCCAGGTGTTGGACCTCAGACAACAGCCATAACCTCGGATCCCAATCTCTACAACAGACAGCAGGGTGCAGGTGCgggtgcaggtgcaggtgcgGGTGCAGGTGCGGGGGGGTACGGTGCTTTCCCACCATATTCAGCACCTCCCATGTACCCGGCCAGTCCGCAGGCTGCTTACATGTTCAACACCTTCTCCATACCACAGTGGGCAACAAGTCCACACTTCTTTAGCCCAGATGTG TTGTCCCAGCCAAGGAAGAATTTGAGGCAATATGATCTG ACCCCATTTCAAAGCAATGGTTTCCCTGCCTCACCAACCTACAAAACTCCCATCAACACCTCCAGTCCGAGGGGCCATCAGGGAATTAGGAATAG AATGCCCTTTGTCTTCAGGAAAGGTGTATATTTTCCCAG GACATCTGGTGTAAAGATGCACACCCGGTCACAAACCAACCCGGAGAAAGTCTCAACAGACAAGCTACAAGTCAATGTGGAAAATGGTGCTGCGAATGTGAGACAGCCTCTGGACAGGAGTGGAGGGGGCGGCAGTAATGGTGGCAGTGGGAGAATATCCGGTGCTCGGGGAGAGATGAGACTTGACAGGGACCGGGAAACGGGTGGAGGGTACCAGCGCCGCGAGACATCGACTTCCTTCCAGACACAGGAGACAAACGGTCAGCTGGGGCGAGATTCAAG GAGAGGCTATGGGAGAGGTCCCAGAAGAAGAGGGAAGGACGATGACAGAAATCCG cgcCTGAAGCAAGATTCCCCCACAAACATGCGGAGGGCACCTTCTCCCAAGTTTGATCTGACATCCTCGTCATTCCCACCTCTCTCAGAGACCTCG ATTAGCCATAACAAGCCAGTAGAGGAGGTTTTTGACAGCAGGATGGCAGACATTGTTAAACAGCCCCCAAAG CGTATCCAGACAGAAAGTAAGGCCCAGATGCCAGTGGTGCAGACAATCCCAGCCACGCCCACCTCCCCGGTCTCGCCTCCAGCCAAGCAGCCTGCCAGTGTTCCCATCATGTCCAACGCCATGACACAGACTCCCCCACTCACCCCCCCAGCCTCACCTGG CCAACCCAAGCCTGTGCCTGGTGCTCCCCATGTCCCGGAGTCATCTCAGATTCCAGAAGAGAAGGCTGTGCAGTCACAAGGGAACCAGCAGGCCACACAGACAACCTCTACACAAACAGTCCAGGCCAACGAGAATGCATCAGCCtccaacaacaataacaatgatGATCAGGTGAATGGGACCATG GACGAAAACTCCATTTTGGCTCAGCCAAAGACACTGGAGACTTATGCCAGCATCGCCAGACGACCCCCCAAGCCAGGCCAGGCCCCGCCCCCAGCAACATCCGCCACCACCACAGCTACCCAGACTCAAAATGCAAATGCTGCTACAAACTCCACCCCAAAggagcaacaacaacaacaacaacgtagGCCTTCCACCCCCCCACTAACCAAACCGCCACGCAAGTTGTCACCACCCCCTAAAGAGCAAAGAGTTCGTGAGCGTGACAGAGAGAGGGACAGGCGCGCTCCCTTCCCCGTACGTAATGGAAGGGATTCTTACAGACAATCCAGAGAGCGCGACAGGGAACACCCACGGCAATCAAAGGACCAGAGACTGAAATCCACTTCCAGTTGA